A genome region from Natronosalvus rutilus includes the following:
- a CDS encoding enoyl-CoA hydratase/isomerase family protein — protein MIDSRSNGSVRTIRLNRPAARNALTVDGLEALEEVVRTAQEPVIYLEGAGPAFCAGADLDTVADLDREGAEAFAQLGQRVARELETAEAVTVAGIDGSARGGGLELALACDVRVGTPGATLGEPGVTFGLFGAWGGTVRLPRIVGEGNALDVACTGRVLEAKEALRMGLLSRIESDPQAVAASIATHPAGTLRVLKERLRDDADRDSQETREATAFGRLLEAHADDIAARR, from the coding sequence ATGATCGACAGTCGATCGAACGGATCGGTTCGGACGATTCGATTGAACCGCCCGGCCGCGCGAAACGCACTCACGGTCGACGGTCTCGAGGCCCTCGAGGAAGTCGTGCGCACCGCGCAAGAACCAGTGATCTACCTCGAGGGAGCGGGGCCGGCCTTCTGTGCTGGCGCCGACCTGGACACCGTCGCCGACCTGGATCGCGAGGGGGCCGAGGCGTTCGCCCAATTGGGCCAGCGGGTCGCGCGCGAACTCGAGACCGCGGAGGCCGTCACCGTCGCCGGGATCGACGGGTCGGCCAGGGGCGGGGGACTCGAGCTGGCGCTGGCCTGCGACGTCCGCGTGGGGACGCCGGGGGCGACGCTCGGCGAGCCAGGGGTCACGTTTGGTCTGTTCGGCGCCTGGGGTGGGACGGTTCGCCTGCCGCGGATCGTCGGCGAGGGGAACGCGCTCGACGTCGCGTGTACGGGGCGGGTGCTCGAGGCCAAGGAGGCCCTCCGGATGGGACTGCTGTCGCGAATCGAGTCCGATCCGCAGGCAGTCGCAGCGTCGATCGCGACACATCCGGCCGGTACCCTCCGGGTACTCAAGGAACGCCTTCGGGACGACGCCGACCGAGACTCGCAGGAGACACGCGAAGCGACGGCGTTTGGGCGGTTGCTCGAGGCGCACGCGGACGACATCGCTGCGCGTCGATAG
- a CDS encoding DUF7556 family protein, with translation MVANNIHGAAVSDDTVLGSIDSDGRRDEYVIADISVDDAWLSMRADDAPTLSTWR, from the coding sequence ATGGTGGCGAATAACATCCATGGTGCAGCCGTGTCGGACGACACGGTTCTCGGTTCGATCGACTCCGACGGACGCCGCGACGAGTACGTGATCGCGGACATCTCCGTCGACGATGCGTGGCTCTCGATGCGAGCGGACGACGCGCCGACGCTCTCGACCTGGCGATAG